The following are encoded in a window of Novosphingobium sp. THN1 genomic DNA:
- a CDS encoding prepilin peptidase, protein MQGNIFVYGLVGALAIALLVAAFTDIRRRQIDNWLNAAIALSAPAYWWASGLSLWPGVAMQVGVAFIAFVVLAGLFALKLMGGGDVKLLAALALWLPPLTFVKLLVIMSLLGGALTIVVAAWHYTVTRRRDAKIPYGVAIASAGLIVLAPMLEAGWRSVTGA, encoded by the coding sequence ATGCAGGGGAACATCTTCGTTTACGGACTGGTCGGGGCATTGGCAATCGCGCTGCTGGTTGCCGCCTTTACCGATATCCGCCGCCGCCAGATCGACAACTGGCTGAACGCTGCCATCGCGCTGTCTGCGCCGGCCTACTGGTGGGCATCGGGCTTGTCGCTGTGGCCAGGCGTGGCGATGCAGGTGGGTGTGGCGTTTATCGCCTTCGTCGTCCTCGCAGGCCTCTTTGCGCTGAAGCTCATGGGTGGCGGAGACGTCAAGCTGCTGGCGGCGCTGGCACTGTGGTTGCCGCCCCTGACCTTCGTCAAGCTGCTGGTGATCATGTCGCTGCTGGGCGGCGCGCTGACCATAGTCGTCGCCGCGTGGCACTACACGGTAACGCGCCGGCGCGATGCAAAGATCCCTTACGGCGTGGCAATCGCCAGCGCCGGACTGATCGTCCTGGCCCCGATGCTCGAGGCCGGCTGGCGCTCCGTTACAGGTGCATGA
- a CDS encoding alpha/beta hydrolase, whose protein sequence is MEFGTRSRIDRRAIPADANEGFWTASDGHVIRRIDWLGHAVPPAEHGPRGSILFLPGRGDFYEKYLESLDYWHEEGWRVTALDWRGQAGSGRLSAHPAIGHVEDFSIWIEDLAAFWSQWVDQTPGPHVVIGHSMGGHLVLRALAERRINPVAVVLSAPMLGFLTPGPNRALHKVAEAMCRFGDPARPAWKISEKPGTTAAARNTLLTHDAERYEDEAQWKLQRSVLGMGPGSWRWVERAYASMLALDAPGTLEAVDVPVLLLAARHDGLVSWKAIERAARRLPRAQLMTWGREARHELLREADPVRDKVMAAIDDFLDRMAPGAEADAA, encoded by the coding sequence ATGGAGTTCGGTACCAGGAGTCGGATCGATCGCAGGGCGATTCCGGCGGATGCGAACGAAGGTTTCTGGACCGCCTCAGACGGCCATGTCATCCGCCGGATCGACTGGCTCGGCCACGCGGTTCCACCTGCCGAACACGGACCGCGCGGGTCGATCCTGTTCTTGCCAGGGCGTGGAGATTTTTACGAGAAGTATCTGGAATCTCTCGATTATTGGCATGAAGAAGGATGGCGCGTAACCGCACTCGACTGGCGCGGGCAGGCAGGCTCGGGACGCCTCTCGGCGCATCCTGCAATCGGGCACGTCGAGGACTTCTCCATCTGGATTGAGGACCTCGCCGCGTTCTGGTCTCAATGGGTCGACCAGACGCCTGGTCCCCATGTCGTGATCGGCCATTCGATGGGCGGTCATCTCGTGCTACGTGCTCTTGCGGAAAGGCGTATTAACCCTGTTGCGGTGGTCTTGAGTGCTCCCATGCTGGGCTTTCTCACTCCGGGACCGAATCGCGCGCTTCACAAGGTGGCCGAAGCGATGTGCCGATTCGGCGATCCCGCCCGCCCCGCCTGGAAGATCAGCGAAAAGCCCGGGACGACCGCCGCCGCCCGCAATACCTTGCTGACGCATGACGCCGAACGGTACGAGGACGAGGCGCAATGGAAGCTGCAGCGCTCCGTCCTCGGCATGGGGCCCGGCTCTTGGCGCTGGGTCGAGCGCGCCTATGCCTCGATGCTCGCACTGGATGCGCCGGGCACTCTCGAGGCGGTTGATGTGCCTGTCCTGCTGCTTGCCGCGCGTCACGATGGTCTGGTCAGCTGGAAAGCGATCGAGCGTGCCGCACGCCGCCTCCCGCGTGCGCAATTGATGACCTGGGGGCGGGAGGCCCGTCACGAATTGCTGCGCGAGGCCGATCCGGTAAGAGACAAGGTCATGGCCGCGATCGACGATTTCCTCGACCGCATGGCGCCCGGCGCGGAGGCAGACGCCGCGTGA